In Lentibacillus amyloliquefaciens, one DNA window encodes the following:
- a CDS encoding S1C family serine protease produces MDYNNYHNGNENNDNMNQENPEEQPAQETNPETNGGIAQTARQNAKANQDDKPKKRKSGNFFSALIGGVVSAVIVVLLFTTNIIPDGGNTSNSNAGSNNNESSETSGTPEVTETIASDDANTASSMEEAAEAVVGVTRIQQTNIWEQSSESGTGSGIIYKKENGNAYVVTNQHVVADAQEVEVALNNDERINAEVLGTDQLSDLAVLKIDGSKIDTVASLGSSSDVEVGETAVAIGNPLGMEFANTLTRGIISGVDRSVQMDTNRDGQPDWVTEVLQTDAAINPGNSGGALVNSDGKVIGINSMKIAQTAVEGIGFAIPIDTAMPIIEQLEKDGAVSRPFIGISSVSMSQVPQQYRNQVQVPESVEGGMVIAQAEDGSPAAEAGLQQFDVITKINGNAVTSIVDLRQFLYNEAEIGETVELEIYRNGEAQTVSLELAERQKKQQQN; encoded by the coding sequence ATGGATTATAACAATTATCATAACGGGAACGAAAATAACGATAACATGAATCAGGAAAATCCGGAAGAACAACCGGCTCAAGAAACAAATCCTGAGACAAATGGCGGGATTGCACAAACAGCAAGACAAAACGCCAAAGCCAATCAGGATGACAAACCGAAAAAAAGGAAATCCGGAAATTTCTTCAGCGCTTTAATCGGCGGTGTTGTTTCAGCTGTCATAGTCGTCCTTTTATTTACGACTAATATTATACCAGATGGCGGAAACACCTCTAATTCAAACGCCGGTTCAAATAATAATGAAAGCAGTGAAACTTCCGGAACACCTGAAGTGACCGAAACCATTGCTTCGGACGATGCTAATACCGCCTCAAGCATGGAAGAGGCTGCCGAAGCCGTCGTTGGCGTCACCCGCATCCAGCAGACAAACATTTGGGAGCAAAGTTCGGAATCCGGCACAGGCTCAGGCATTATCTACAAGAAAGAAAATGGCAATGCTTATGTCGTAACAAACCAACACGTTGTTGCGGATGCTCAGGAAGTTGAAGTGGCGCTCAATAATGATGAACGGATCAATGCCGAAGTACTTGGAACAGATCAGCTCAGTGACTTGGCTGTATTGAAAATTGACGGGTCTAAAATCGATACTGTCGCAAGTCTTGGTTCATCAAGTGATGTGGAAGTTGGTGAAACCGCCGTTGCAATCGGCAATCCGCTCGGAATGGAATTTGCCAATACGCTGACAAGAGGGATTATCAGCGGCGTCGACCGTTCCGTCCAAATGGACACGAACCGCGACGGGCAGCCGGACTGGGTAACAGAAGTTCTCCAGACTGATGCAGCCATCAATCCCGGAAACAGCGGCGGTGCACTTGTGAACAGTGATGGTAAAGTCATTGGCATCAACTCTATGAAAATTGCACAAACAGCTGTAGAAGGCATTGGCTTTGCTATTCCGATTGACACGGCAATGCCAATAATCGAACAGCTTGAAAAAGATGGAGCAGTATCACGTCCATTTATCGGCATCAGTTCAGTGTCCATGAGCCAAGTGCCACAGCAATATCGCAATCAGGTTCAAGTCCCTGAAAGTGTTGAAGGCGGCATGGTGATTGCTCAGGCAGAAGACGGATCGCCTGCAGCTGAAGCGGGCCTGCAACAATTCGATGTGATTACTAAAATTAACGGCAATGCGGTAACATCAATCGTTGATTTACGCCAATTTCTGTACAATGAAGCAGAAATAGGCGAAACCGTTGAACTTGAAATTTACCGAAATGGCGAGGCACAAACCGTATCACTCGAACTGGCCGAACGCCAGAAAAAACAGCAACAAAACTGA
- a CDS encoding zinc ribbon domain-containing protein, whose amino-acid sequence MLCPSCGLETSEGKYCTNCGAQLTIEEKIEDETRQLYEQTSDEINSGENAEKSAKSRDLTEKLKTVGEDFGHFFTTLVKSPIEARKANHTDTISGIITIVIMALLLAISYFVVFNIVPANFIGSISFFDGLILPFISFGLLQFLIAVLTFVGVKLAAQAVTFPDVIAKYGAYLIPFLLLYVAGLIFLMLGISVLAGLSIVISILGFLLFVPTFILLEQPAEGFDRIYVLLGLYIILVMAFGFFTQSFVTSIIGNMMDSIFRGF is encoded by the coding sequence ATGCTATGCCCATCATGCGGTCTGGAAACGTCTGAAGGAAAGTACTGCACAAATTGCGGTGCACAATTGACTATTGAAGAGAAGATTGAAGATGAAACACGTCAGCTCTATGAACAAACATCTGATGAAATCAACTCCGGGGAAAACGCAGAGAAAAGTGCAAAATCCCGCGACCTGACGGAAAAACTGAAAACTGTCGGCGAGGACTTTGGCCATTTCTTTACAACACTCGTTAAATCCCCAATCGAAGCCAGAAAAGCCAATCATACCGATACGATTTCCGGCATTATAACAATTGTAATAATGGCTTTATTGCTGGCGATTAGCTATTTTGTCGTGTTCAATATTGTCCCGGCTAATTTTATCGGAAGCATTTCATTTTTTGACGGTTTAATTCTGCCGTTTATATCATTTGGTTTGTTGCAATTTTTGATTGCAGTCTTGACTTTTGTAGGTGTAAAATTAGCTGCCCAGGCTGTGACATTTCCTGATGTCATAGCCAAATATGGTGCTTATTTAATACCATTTTTACTTCTATATGTTGCGGGGCTCATCTTTTTAATGCTTGGAATCTCGGTACTCGCCGGTCTGTCGATTGTGATAAGCATTCTCGGATTCCTTCTGTTTGTTCCGACCTTTATTCTTTTGGAACAACCGGCAGAAGGTTTTGACAGAATTTATGTATTGCTTGGATTATACATCATTCTCGTTATGGCATTTGGTTTTTTCACTCAATCGTTCGTGACTTCAATCATCGGAAACATGATGGATTCCATCTTCCGCGGTTTTTAA
- a CDS encoding TraR/DksA C4-type zinc finger protein, with amino-acid sequence MMTNEQLKQCKNALEKQQNELIGQVKDHFGTSLEMTKQSMDELSNYDNHPGDMGTEMFEREKDIALNEHAEKELKDINAALHAIADGTYGICSECGRDIPFERLEAMPTADRCFEHAEGKDDLAKKDRPVEEGVVSPNINPDDTTAEEQTGYDAEDAWQEVSRYGTSETASDFYGDRDNYDEMYPNSDENVGSVTDEESFLAADQDGKFTGVTPNHDEYED; translated from the coding sequence AGAATGAATTAATCGGCCAGGTAAAGGACCATTTCGGAACATCGCTTGAAATGACGAAGCAATCAATGGATGAGCTATCCAATTACGATAATCACCCCGGTGATATGGGAACGGAAATGTTTGAGCGCGAAAAGGATATTGCCCTGAATGAGCATGCGGAAAAAGAGTTGAAGGATATCAACGCAGCACTTCATGCGATTGCAGATGGCACATATGGAATTTGCAGTGAATGCGGGCGGGATATCCCCTTTGAGCGTTTGGAGGCAATGCCGACAGCAGACCGCTGTTTTGAACATGCAGAGGGGAAGGATGACCTTGCAAAGAAGGACCGGCCGGTTGAAGAAGGTGTTGTTAGCCCGAATATCAATCCCGATGATACAACTGCTGAAGAACAGACCGGTTATGACGCGGAAGATGCATGGCAGGAAGTAAGCCGCTATGGTACCTCAGAAACAGCATCAGACTTTTATGGTGACCGTGACAACTACGATGAAATGTATCCGAACAGTGATGAGAATGTCGGAAGCGTTACGGATGAGGAAAGTTTTTTAGCTGCTGATCAGGACGGGAAGTTCACCGGTGTGACACCGAATCATGATGAATATGAAGATTAG